The sequence TCCTCGATAGTTGAAAAAATAGATGATCATCTCAAAAACGGAAAGTGtcaagaaacagaaccaaaaaggATGGATTTTTGGATCATAATCACAGGCAAAGATAGCTAAGAAAACCCCCAATATCATGATGCCTACCACATACATAAAGTAAAAGCCTTCAACTGGATAAAGGAGTTGAACCAAGACAAACAACCCAAAAACTACtgataaaaccaaaacagagaccCAACATGTTTGGAAATTATAGataataaaatagataatgatgaAGAGAATTAGAGGCACAAAAGTTCTAAACCAACGGTGTGCCCTATAAGAGATGGAGCTTCAGAGAAAGGAGGCTACCACTAGAATCACATATAGAGATAGGCCAATCTTGTAGCTGAAAACCTCTTCAAGCTTCATCTATTTTCAAACTTTGCCATGTGGGGAATAATTTAGGGTTCATAGATGGGATAGCTTCTATAACCTTGTCTATTTTCACACACTACTGTAAATCCGATGAGAATAATTAGGATCTTCATATGCTGGATTGTCATGTTGGGAAAGAACATTTTGTTTACCGAGTGTTGTCGTCCTTGTTCCCAAGCTGCATGTAAATTCTAATATATTTGCGTTAATCAGTAAATTCTAATATAGTTGACTTTTTCGTAGCAGCATGTACATCTTGTGCACTAATCCTCAAAGCTTACTTTATTACTAAAGAaaaccaatttattttatttctctaaaTACATAAATTTCCACAAGTATCaataacaaatacttttattttttgtataattgaatataaaaaataccATTGGCGGCAAatagcaaacaaaaaacaaaaatcaaagtaCTCAATCAGTGGATTGTTTAAACAACAATACATAGTCAGATCAAATTCCGTAACAATGGATTGCAATCTTAATTAACAGAACATTAGTAGAAAATAAAGTCACTAAATATATTGGATTTGTCAGTTTTTAGAGATTAGTAATTCAAGATGTACATGTCGATTATTGAATCTATCAAGATTGAAACTCCTTTACGATTATTGCGTGTGGCgagattatataattatttttggtttgtatttttCTGTTTGGATTTAAATACGTATCCACAcaagttgaaaagaaaaatacacttTAACTTAGTTACATGCTTGACATATCTATTCACAGCAAATAGATTGGCTCTCCTTTTGCAGCTTCTCCCAGAGACACAAAATTAGTCGAGGAGTTTGGTAATGAACAAGAATGTAATTTGATTTACAGTCACTGTTATGAAATCTTTTGTCATTGATGTACTTGACTCTTTTTATTGTCTGGTTGAACTGTTGAATCCATATCCCCATCGCCACATCTTCCAATTTGAAAAGctttcaacaaaaacaacataagaaCAACAACGTCACTTAGTAATGATCTCTCTGATTAGTTATATAACCAAACTCTATGATGAAACTACAAAACTCACTCTAAGATCTCTTTGACGATGACCCTTCACCACAAACTTCGCGATATCATGAGAGATGATGTAGCCAGGGCCATGTGCCCATGGAGGATATGAATCTAAAAGCCATTCCTTCACAAAGAGAAAGTCACCATATACTGTATGAGTCTCTAAGAGGATAGAGCACACAAAGGTGTGAGAAATATTGAGAAGTCTTACCTCTTTACGGATAAACCATTTGCTGCCTTGTTCACGGTCCGGTGACGAAGCAAATGATATCAAACCGTACAAAAGGGCACTAGACGGCTTTTCTTTTAGACTTGATAGGAGTTCATCGATCCGCACAAACGCATCATCATCCGTCTTCATTATGTATTTTGCTTGGATGACTTTGGTCTGTATCAACATGGATAAACATCAGAGAGTGATTAACCAAGGCAAGGCAAGAAGTGATATGATATTTCACAGTTTCTATGTTTTGTGTAAACAAATAGCTTCTTACCCCGAGAATACAAAGCGCAACTGTTTTCAAACTAAGTAAACCATAGTAGTCAACAAACGGCATAAACTGAATGTCTCCATATGCCTTAGCTTCTCTCCACATCTCTATATTGACTTTTTCATTAGTGTGCTGAGCAAGAAGAAGCCAAGTTATTGCTAAGAAATGTATAAATCCAAGGATAAATGTTAACTTGCAGAAATACTTACAAGGCCTATGAGAAATCGAACAGCCACTTTGCCAGATCTTACTGCCTCATATTGCATCCAAGATCTTCTCAATGCCATACGCCGCTTGAAATTGTTTCCAGTGGAGAAAACACCCACCAATAATTCGATTCTTGTCCCAGAAAGAGATGGAGCTTTAAGTTTCTCTTCTATAACTAAAGAAGCATGGTCATCCGGAATGGGCAGTCTTGTGGCTAAGGCAGATAACATTTTCAAACCACCTGAGACCTTGACAGCACTGACTAACCACGGCTCGAGCTTCTACAAACTAAATATGTCAGTTTTAAAACAAAGCAACAATCTCACAAACTAACATGGCCTAGTCATCTATACCTCTCTGTAAGCAAATGAAGTCTCGTGCTGCCCATTAATTGTCATATGAAAACCTTCTACGCCAAACCACAACGTGGCAGTAAAGGGACTCCCTTTGAGAAATGGAAAATTAGcatttgaaagagaagaagaatccgTAGTTGCTTTATCATTGGAACTCTCCTCCGAAGTGATTCTACCGGTCTGTTTGTTGCAGAGAGGAAGTTCATCGACTACAATAATGGTTGCCAAGAAACTTTTCAACAATCATCAAGATGGCATAAAAGGGAACAAAATATGTGAGTTCTGTTACCTAAATGATTTTTGAATGATCCATGATATGGGCATCGAACTTCGTTTCCCCAACCGAGCTTTTCTGTCCATGTATTCTGCACTATGGATGGCTTAGAAAAATTTACATTGTAACGCAAGATAATAGGACGACGGGTTTCTCCTGATAATCCCGAGCCAACGAGCTGAATCTGGAAGCTTGCAGACTGTTCATCAGGAACACCAACCAAAGTTATTGAAGAATCTTCAACTAAACCACAAGGAAGCTCAAGTACAGGCCTTAAACCAGACAAATCCCCATCAAATGCAGTGACGAAATCAGGACAGTTTCTACTAAGTTCCTTGGAGACCAAAGCAGAAGATGCTCCTTTCTCTTTATTGATCAGAAAAACCAAATCTTTCATGGCCAATGTAGCTTCTTGGATCCCCTGAGCAGTTTCTGGCAAAGCATCTGGCCTTTCAAGAAACGGACGCATACGAGACCATACAAGCAAACCATTCAACTCTTCTCCTCCAGAGATGCTCATGTTTGAAAAGAGATAATCAAGATCTTCCAAAGTCATAAAATGTGGCTTTTTTGTTGGTTCCTCAACACTACTCTCTCCTTCTATACTACTAGAATCATCCGTAGTGTGATTTGTTGGAATTTTGTGATCAGATTGATCATAACGGATGAGAATGATCAAAGTAAGAACCATCATGAAGATTCCCACCAACCAGTTCCTCATTCTGACTGTAGTGAAATCAAATTTGAATCTCACCACTGACATGACTTGCATCATTTAGTAACCTAAGTAAAACCAAGATTTCGAATTAGAATTAGCATAATCCTAAGGGGTACTTGTCATaactaaagaaagaagaactcaAACAATGGTCAACGACCCAGAACTTTGGATTTGGTGTTGGATATAACAAAACTGACCCGAGGAGGCATTAccctaaaagaagaaagattaaaCTGAATTGGTGAAGAAAAGATAAGTCTTGGATTGATACAGTTAGACCCAGAAGCAAGATCATGGAAAATTgttgtttaataatatatacagtaaGTAGCACAAACAGGGAAAATAGcttaaaagagagttttttgAAACATCTAAGTCGCACTGTGTCCAAGAGGTGAGAACAAGTTCGGTTCTTTATAAAATTGAGAAGCTTACCCGTTTTATATTGATGTATTGGTGACTTTACTAGTAAACAATTCATGTAGATGGAGATCCTAGATCACTCAATTTGCAGTTGCAAGAACCCAGAGAGACCAAGGAGGCATATATTACCACAGCTGAAGCAGAGACTCTTGTTGCTCTAAAACGGTGCGTATTATGTACGACGATTTAATTACAACGAAACGATGTCGtgtcgctttttttttttctgtttaattttttttgttgcattgcTTTGTGAGATAACAAGTCAATATTTTGAACTTGAATGAACAGTTGTATTACATTTTCCTGAAATAATCAAACTCTTCGAGATAATAATCTTCTTTTCACTTATAAAAATCTCATATAATGACATACAAATGGAACAACTTAGCTAAAAACAGAAGGTTGCCTAAGAGCAAATATGATCGTTATACATCTTGTGCACTAATCCTCAAACTAACTTTATTACTAAAGAGAGCcaattcattttctttctttaaatacataaatttggaCAAGTATCaataacaaatacttttatttttttgtataattgaatgtttttttaaataccatTGGCGGCAAAtagcaaacaaaagaaacaaaaatctaagTACTCAATAAAGTGGATTGTTTAAACACATACTTTCAAAGAgaaccaatttattttctttctctaaatGCATAAATTTCCACAAGTATCaataacaaatacttttattttttgtataattgaaTATACAAAATACCGTACaacaaatac comes from Camelina sativa cultivar DH55 chromosome 19, Cs, whole genome shotgun sequence and encodes:
- the LOC104767361 gene encoding uncharacterized protein LOC104767361, whose translation is MQLGNKDDNTRAHRWFRTFVPLILFIIIYFIIYNFQTCWVSVLVLSVVFGLFVLVQLLYPVEGFYFMYVVGIMILGVFLAIFACDYDPKIHPFWFCFLTLSVFEMIIYFFNYRGPTNRAFSFY
- the LOC104764337 gene encoding hydroxyproline O-galactosyltransferase GALT3, producing MMQVMSVVRFKFDFTTVRMRNWLVGIFMMVLTLIILIRYDQSDHKIPTNHTTDDSSSIEGESSVEEPTKKPHFMTLEDLDYLFSNMSISGGEELNGLLVWSRMRPFLERPDALPETAQGIQEATLAMKDLVFLINKEKGASSALVSKELSRNCPDFVTAFDGDLSGLRPVLELPCGLVEDSSITLVGVPDEQSASFQIQLVGSGLSGETRRPIILRYNVNFSKPSIVQNTWTEKLGWGNEVRCPYHGSFKNHLVDELPLCNKQTGRITSEESSNDKATTDSSSLSNANFPFLKGSPFTATLWFGVEGFHMTINGQHETSFAYREKLEPWLVSAVKVSGGLKMLSALATRLPIPDDHASLVIEEKLKAPSLSGTRIELLVGVFSTGNNFKRRMALRRSWMQYEAVRSGKVAVRFLIGLHTNEKVNIEMWREAKAYGDIQFMPFVDYYGLLSLKTVALCILGTKVIQAKYIMKTDDDAFVRIDELLSSLKEKPSSALLYGLISFASSPDREQGSKWFIRKEEWLLDSYPPWAHGPGYIISHDIAKFVVKGHRQRDLRLFKLEDVAMGIWIQQFNQTIKRVKYINDKRFHNSDCKSNYILVHYQTPRLILCLWEKLQKESQSICCE